The segment GTGACGGTCAGCTTTATGATTAGCAACCATCCATTGGATGATATGTATAACAAAGGGAAAACCAAAGCTACTGTGTTTGTAATAGATAATGAGGTGGTTGGTGGTTGGTCATTACCTCATGCAAGTCAAGCTTTAGTAGGTGGGGTTTACTCACTGGACGGTAAGACCATCGAAGAGGTGCATGGGTCTAATCAAGCATGGGTTTCCAAGATGGAAAAGGCAGTTTCAACTAAGCCTATCAAGGTGGAGAAACGAGCGGATATTGGATACGTAACAATAAATATTTTGGAAACACAAGAGGATTTTGAAAGACTGGAAAGCTTTTTTGAGAATAAAGTGTGGCAAGAAGGAATAGAGGTGCAAATGGCCACACCTCCAGAGTACCGATTTACGTTGAACGGTTCAAATTATGCTGTTTGGGTGACGCCTCTTGGTGATGGGCTTGAGCTTGTCAGAGAAGGGGAAGGGATGTACATGAAACTGGGTGTAGATCATTCGGCTGTTCTGTATGAGTTGATGACAGGGGAAGCGTTCTTAAGTGAGTAGAACGTACCTTTTTTAACTGCTTTTCTTATAGGGCTTTCTGCTTAATTCCTTGCCTCTTACAAAAGTTTTGTCAAAAAAAGAAAGGAGTTTATCCTTATTTACAGATTATTCGATAAAATTTAATCTAAATATGTAGGATTACGAAATAATTTAACTAAGGAGGAAATTATGAAAAAGATCAGTAAAACGGTATTAGCGTTATCTTTAACAGGTGTAATGACGATTGGTACGTTAACAACAGGAACTCTTCCGACAAGTGCGGTCGGAAACGGTCCTAATTACAACGGCAATGAGTCTATTCAGACTTCCATCCTTACTACATATGATGAGTTAGTGGAATACTTACAAAAACAAGAAGCAAGGCAGCAGGCGATGGAACTTGAAGTTATTGGAGAAACGGTAAAAGGCCGAGATATTTATATGGCCAAATTCGTTAAAAATGAGGAGAATCCCACCATTCTGTTTTTGACTCAACAACATGGAAATGAGCAGCTGACTACAGAAGGGGCCATGGAATTTATTAAACACCTCGGAACCGGAAAAAATCAATCCGTATTGGATCATGTCAATATCCTTGTTATTCCAATGCTGAATGCGGACGGCGCGATGGGTGATGTGAACTTTTCAACAGATAATTACATTGCAGACGGGGATCGTCATTTAACGCGAGCAAATGCTAATAACTATGATTTAAACCGAGAGCATGATAAATCAGTAGAAGCGATGCAGCCTGAGGCACGTGCACTCCATACAAATGTTTTTGAGAAATATGACATTGACTATTTAATCGACTTGCACCATCAAGGAACGCAGAGTGAACGTGACGGGAAGCTTGTGTCCGGATCTATCCTATACCCAACAAGCCCTAATGTTGATCCAGCTGTAGTGGAACAGTCCAAGCAGCTAGGGGCAGTGGTGTTCCATGAAATCGAGTCAAAAGGTTGGGGGCATCTTGGAAAGTATTCTGGAGGTAATACAGATAATATCGGACGAAATGGAATAGCTTCCAGGTATGATATCGCGACACTGCTATTCGAAATGCGGGGCATGTCCGACCATACAAATCCTACTGCGGTTCTTGGACAGAAGAGTAATGGGTATTTGATTAAGCAAACGGTTAACACGCTTGATTCTACGGTAAGAGCAATTGCTGATGGGTCAATCAACACTGTTGATACAAGCTTCTGGGAAACACTACCTTTCCAAAACACAAGACAGGGTGAGGAAAGCGACGAATAAATAAGGGAAAACTCGGAGCAGTAATATGCTCCGAGTTTTTTATTTTTTTATCGCAAGGCTGTTCTCGCATATTTTGTTGCTTCTTCGCATTTATTAACAAACCGTTATATTCCTTGCTGTTGTGCTCTTTTCCTGACTGATCAAACCAGCTTTCATGCCTATATTAGTGTTACTATGCTGTAAAAAGTCCAATTGCCGACTTTTTACTAGTGAATGGTAACACTCTTTCAGACAAGAGCTTTTTGCAATGAAAACTACTTACCTTCCTAACAGTGTAAAATGGAATATGGATTAGTGTTTATTTGAATTGAAAATCTGGAAGAATTGCTCGCTTGACTCTTACCCCTCTGTAGCGTAATTTAGTATATATTGCAGTTTTAGATACACCGGAGGAATGGTCATGCGTGTAAAGAAAGTCCTGAATAACAATGTGTTGATTGCTGCCCACCCGGAGTACAATGAAGTGATCCTGACAGGAAAAGGAATCGGTTTCGGAAAACGTACCGGAGAAGATATCTCCGTAGAGAGTGCGGAGAAGTTTTTCGTGCTTCGCGACCAGGAAGAGCAGCAACAATACAAACAATTACTAAATTATGTAGATGAATCATTCATCGGTTTGATGAATGAATGTATAGAGAGAATTGAAAAACGTTTTGAGGTTCGGTTGAATGAACATATCCATGTTGGATTGACGGACCATCTTTATTTTGCCGTAAAAAGAATTCAGCAGGGACTCGATATCAAAAATCCTTTCCTGACCGAAACGGAGCTTGCCTATCCAAAGGAATACACGGTGGCACTAGAGATTGTCGAGTGGTTAAATGAGAAGCTTGGAATCTCTGTCCCGGTTGGGGAAGTAGGTTTCATCACCTTGCACATCCATAGTGCGTTAACCAACCGGGAATTGTCAGAGATCAACAAGCATACCCAACTGATCAGCAGAATGGTGGATGTCATTGAGGAATCCCTGAAAATTTCCGTTGACCGGACAGATGTGAACTACTTGAGGCTAATTCGTCATTTTCATGCATCGATCGAAAGGGTACAAAAAGATGAGAACCGTCCCGAAAATCAGGAAGCGCTCGCAAAAGTGTTGCAAGCTGAATATCCTGTGTGCTACAATCTAGCTTGGAAATTGATAAAAATTATGCAGCAGAACTTACACAAGCCAGTCCCAGATGCTGAGGCAGTATACCTGACCCTACATTTGCAAAGGCTTGCAAAACAATAAATAATCTAGAACACTTTTTTCACGTGTTACTGGTCATGCAGGCATGAGCGGAAGAAAGCGTAAACGAAGAAATACGGTAGAAGTCCATCTACCTTTCCTTTGTGTACCTTTTCTTTTGACTCATGCCTTTTTTGTTGTGTAAACGGATTTACCCTGTTGATTGAAGTGCAGGATGTGAGACTCCTCGAAAATGCTAACGCATTTTCTTCGTGCGATGAATCGCTTCCGTAGCGTTCCTTGTCCTGAGGGAGATAGCGGTAGCTTGAGACCCCCGAGCGTTGTGAGGAGACTCAAGCGCCGCCCCTAGGAAAGCGAACATCCGGAACGAATCAACAGGGAGTTAAAAGAAAGTCCGTAGGTTCTACAAACGCATATAAAAGTACCTAGGAGGAACAACAAATGTTCAAGAAATCATTCGGTTTACTGCAACGTATCGGGAAAGCCCTCATGCTTCCTGTCGCATTGCTACCCGCAGCAGGGATCCTGCTTGCATTCGGTAATGCCATGCAAAACCCGAACTTAACTAGCCGTCTCGGCTTTCTCGAGGCAGACTCACTCGTGCTACTGGCACAAATCATGGAACAGGCGGGAAGCATCGTATTCTCCAACCTGCCATTACTCTTTGCAATCGGAGTAGCCATTGGACTAGCTGGAGGGGACGGGGTAGCAGGTCTTGCAGCGATGATCGGTTACTTAATAATGAACGTTACGATGAGTGTCATCAGTGGAGTTACCGCTGAGCAGGTTGGTTCTGACCCAGCACTTGCAAATGTTTTAGGGATTCCAACCCTTCAAACCGGGGTATTCGGCGGTATCATAGCCGGGGTGCTCGGTGCCTATATGTATAACAAATTTTATAATATCGAATTGCCATCTTACTTAGGATTCTTTGCCGGTAAGCGTTTCGTTCCAATTGTAACGGCAGCTTCCGCACTTGTCCTTGGGGTTGTTATGAACTTTATCTGGCCATTTGCGCAAGAGGGACTAAATACTTTTTCTTATTTTATGACAGAATCAAACCGTACACTGGCAGCATTTATTTTTGGTGTCATTGAACGTGGACTTATCCCATTTGGCTTGCATCATATTTTCTATTCTCCATTCTGGTTTGAGTTTGGTTCTTATACAAACGCGGCAGGAGATTTGGTACGTGGGGACCAACGTATTTTCATGGAGCAGGTGAAAGACGGTGCCGAACTTACGGCTGGAACATTCATGACAGGAAAATTCCCATTCATGATGTTCGGTCTTCCGGCGGCTGCGCTAGCAATCTATCACTGTGCACGTCCTGAAAACAAGAAATATGTAGCTGGTATCATGGGTTCAGCGGCATTGACATCATTTTTGACAGGTATCACAGAACCGCTTGAGTTCAGTTTCTTATTCGTAGCACCAGTGTTATTCGCGATCCATGCGGTGTTTGCAGGACTTTCTTTCATGGTCATGCATATTTTAGATGTGAAAATCGGGATGACTTTCTCCGGTGGTGTCATTGATTACATTCTATTTGGCATACTGCCACATGCTACAGCTTGGTGGTTGGTAATTCCTGTTGGACTAGTATTCTCGGTTATCTACTACTTTGGGTTCCGTTTTGCGATCAAGAAGTTTAACTTAATGACACCAGGTCGTGAGGAAAAAACCGAGGAAGCTGAATCTGGTTCCGGTTCCGTTGATGAGCTGCCATTCGGAGTACTAGAAGCACTTGGTGGAAGAGAAAACCTTACAAACCTTGACGCATGCATCACACGTCTTCGTGTAAGTGTGAAAGATGTAGAGCAAGTAGATAAAGAGCGCCTGAAAAAATTGGGTGCAGCGGGCGTTATGCAAATCGACCGCAATATCCAAGCGATCTTCGGGCCTCGTTCTGAAACGATCAAAGGACAGATCCAAGATATTTTGAGTGGGAAAACGCCAGTGAAGCAAGAAGTGGCGGCAACCTCTGAAAATGAGTCCGCGGATGCTGGTGCGGTTGCTACTTCAGCTGAGTTTGACGTAGTCATGCCGATGACAGGTAAACTACTGCCTATTTCTGAAGTTCCAGATAAGATATTCTCCCAAAAAATGATGGGTGACGGTTTTGCCATCGAACCAACTGACGGCAAAGTAGTATCACCTGTTGCAGGGAAAATTGTAAACCTGTTCCCGACTAAACATGCAATCGGCATCGAAACGGCTGACGGGCGCGAAGTCCTTGTGCATGTCGGAATCGATACAGTTAACCTAAAAGGAAGAGGTTTTGAAAGTTTAGTAGAACAAGGGGACACAGTAGAGCAAGGACAAGCGTTATTGAACGTAGATCTTCGCATTGTGTCAGAAGAGGCGACATCCATCATCACACCAATCATCTTTACAAACTTGGCTGCTGGTGAAGCGGTTGAAATCAAGGATGGTAGTGTAAGAGTTGGAGAGAAGGGTCGCGTAAGAATTTCTTAAAGCGTAAAACAAAAAGAACCGTTGCATATTAAACTGCAACGGTTCTTTTTTGTGGAAAATGGCTACCCTTGTTTCAGCAATAAAGAGTGAGCTTTTACTACCTTTTTTTCTAAATAATCTATTGAATAATTACCAGTGGGATCTGTTACATCAACGACAGCTCTTGATAAGTTATCAATAACTAAATGCAATAATTCCAGATCTTTTTCCTCAAGCTTTTGTTTGTTGACTTCATCCATAATTTCCTGTGCAAGTCTTTGTATCTTCCTGAGTCGATAATCATTCACGTTCTTCAAGTAAACTCTCCTCCTTTAAATGACATTCACAAAAAGAGTATATGTACAAAAATGAGAATCTTTCTCATAAATTATAGAAAACAATTGACATTGATAATCATTATCAATTATGATGTCGGTATACTAATTGAAAACAATTATCAACTAGAGGTGTTCTAGAATGCGGATATTTATTGGATATGTAAGTATGTCGGGAAACACAGAAGACATTGCAAATATTTTGCAGGATGAGCTGCTTGCAAAAGGATGCGAGGTTGTCTTGGAGTGTTTGGATACAGTAGATGTAGAGGAATTTACAACCTATAACGGTATTTTTATTGGTTCCTACACCTGGGGGGATGGTGATCTCCCATATGAAGCGGAGGACTTTTATGAAGAGTTGGATGAATTGAAGTTAAACAGTATTCCTGCAGCTTGCTTTGGTTCAGGAGATCATGCATATCCTAAGTTTTGCGCAGCAGTGGATACCTTTTCTGAGAAACTAAAGAGTTGTGGGGCCACCG is part of the Sutcliffiella sp. FSL R7-0096 genome and harbors:
- a CDS encoding M14 family zinc carboxypeptidase; translated protein: MKKISKTVLALSLTGVMTIGTLTTGTLPTSAVGNGPNYNGNESIQTSILTTYDELVEYLQKQEARQQAMELEVIGETVKGRDIYMAKFVKNEENPTILFLTQQHGNEQLTTEGAMEFIKHLGTGKNQSVLDHVNILVIPMLNADGAMGDVNFSTDNYIADGDRHLTRANANNYDLNREHDKSVEAMQPEARALHTNVFEKYDIDYLIDLHHQGTQSERDGKLVSGSILYPTSPNVDPAVVEQSKQLGAVVFHEIESKGWGHLGKYSGGNTDNIGRNGIASRYDIATLLFEMRGMSDHTNPTAVLGQKSNGYLIKQTVNTLDSTVRAIADGSINTVDTSFWETLPFQNTRQGEESDE
- the ptsG gene encoding glucose-specific PTS transporter subunit IIBC codes for the protein MFKKSFGLLQRIGKALMLPVALLPAAGILLAFGNAMQNPNLTSRLGFLEADSLVLLAQIMEQAGSIVFSNLPLLFAIGVAIGLAGGDGVAGLAAMIGYLIMNVTMSVISGVTAEQVGSDPALANVLGIPTLQTGVFGGIIAGVLGAYMYNKFYNIELPSYLGFFAGKRFVPIVTAASALVLGVVMNFIWPFAQEGLNTFSYFMTESNRTLAAFIFGVIERGLIPFGLHHIFYSPFWFEFGSYTNAAGDLVRGDQRIFMEQVKDGAELTAGTFMTGKFPFMMFGLPAAALAIYHCARPENKKYVAGIMGSAALTSFLTGITEPLEFSFLFVAPVLFAIHAVFAGLSFMVMHILDVKIGMTFSGGVIDYILFGILPHATAWWLVIPVGLVFSVIYYFGFRFAIKKFNLMTPGREEKTEEAESGSGSVDELPFGVLEALGGRENLTNLDACITRLRVSVKDVEQVDKERLKKLGAAGVMQIDRNIQAIFGPRSETIKGQIQDILSGKTPVKQEVAATSENESADAGAVATSAEFDVVMPMTGKLLPISEVPDKIFSQKMMGDGFAIEPTDGKVVSPVAGKIVNLFPTKHAIGIETADGREVLVHVGIDTVNLKGRGFESLVEQGDTVEQGQALLNVDLRIVSEEATSIITPIIFTNLAAGEAVEIKDGSVRVGEKGRVRIS
- a CDS encoding group-specific protein — protein: MDEVNKQKLEEKDLELLHLVIDNLSRAVVDVTDPTGNYSIDYLEKKVVKAHSLLLKQG
- a CDS encoding flavodoxin yields the protein MRIFIGYVSMSGNTEDIANILQDELLAKGCEVVLECLDTVDVEEFTTYNGIFIGSYTWGDGDLPYEAEDFYEELDELKLNSIPAACFGSGDHAYPKFCAAVDTFSEKLKSCGATVYDQTLKVESSPETQEQELECRQFAQAFFTWVKKVEGNIYYV
- a CDS encoding transcription antiterminator — encoded protein: MRVKKVLNNNVLIAAHPEYNEVILTGKGIGFGKRTGEDISVESAEKFFVLRDQEEQQQYKQLLNYVDESFIGLMNECIERIEKRFEVRLNEHIHVGLTDHLYFAVKRIQQGLDIKNPFLTETELAYPKEYTVALEIVEWLNEKLGISVPVGEVGFITLHIHSALTNRELSEINKHTQLISRMVDVIEESLKISVDRTDVNYLRLIRHFHASIERVQKDENRPENQEALAKVLQAEYPVCYNLAWKLIKIMQQNLHKPVPDAEAVYLTLHLQRLAKQ